One window of the Amycolatopsis mediterranei genome contains the following:
- a CDS encoding Cof-type HAD-IIB family hydrolase, with amino-acid sequence MIASDVDGTLLGPSESLTGRTIATVRRVIEAGVPFVLASGRPPRWIAPIAKPLELTGYAVCANGAVLYDCGREEIIEVHGLLAPTLLHDIAHALDKALPGCRLATERVSTGAVDHDMRNFVIEPDYHNPWGDGEGRTGPRAEVLGHPAIKLLVSHRGMASQEMADAVNALFDREVDVTYSSSGGLVEVSAHGITKATGLADVAERLEVDPEQVIAFGDMPNDVEMLRWAGHGVAMENAHPRLLAVADEVTGPAGEDGVAQVLERWF; translated from the coding sequence TTGATCGCGTCCGACGTCGACGGCACCCTGCTCGGCCCCTCCGAATCCCTGACCGGCCGCACGATCGCGACCGTCCGCCGGGTCATCGAGGCGGGGGTGCCGTTCGTCCTGGCCAGCGGCCGCCCGCCGCGCTGGATCGCCCCGATCGCGAAGCCGCTCGAGCTCACCGGGTACGCGGTGTGCGCGAACGGCGCGGTCCTCTACGACTGCGGCCGCGAAGAGATCATCGAGGTGCACGGCCTGCTCGCACCCACGTTGCTGCACGACATCGCGCACGCCCTCGACAAGGCGCTGCCCGGCTGTCGGCTGGCGACCGAGCGCGTCAGCACCGGCGCGGTGGACCACGACATGCGCAACTTCGTGATCGAGCCGGACTACCACAACCCGTGGGGCGACGGCGAGGGCCGGACCGGGCCGCGCGCCGAAGTCCTCGGGCACCCGGCGATCAAGCTGCTGGTCAGCCACCGCGGGATGGCGTCCCAGGAGATGGCGGACGCGGTGAACGCGCTGTTCGACCGGGAGGTCGACGTCACCTACTCGTCGTCAGGCGGGCTGGTGGAGGTTTCGGCGCACGGCATCACCAAGGCGACCGGCCTCGCCGACGTCGCCGAGCGGCTGGAGGTCGATCCCGAGCAGGTCATCGCGTTCGGCGACATGCCCAACGACGTCGAGATGCTCCGCTGGGCGGGCCACGGCGTCGCAATGGAGAACGCGCACCCGCGGCTGCTGGCGGTGGCCGACGAGGTCACCGGCCCGGCCGGTGAGGACGGCGTGGCGCAGGTCCTGGAGCGCTGGTTCTAG
- a CDS encoding LLM class flavin-dependent oxidoreductase, whose product MRVGIVILPEDRWWAAEPKWRAAEEYGFDHAWTYDHLGWRNLVDGPWFSAIPTLTAAAMVTSRIRLGTFVASPVARHPVPFMRELNTLDDVSDGRLVLGVGAGVDHHHYDGAVLDAPELTPKQRVDRFTEFVEALDGLLMTDKFDFDGEYYRAREARNLPGPVQRPRLPFVVAANGPRTMTLAARFGAGWVTTGKGGATADEWWAGIKQLTEVFDQRLDAVGRERASIQRHLSLDASPVFSLSSVEAFRDAVGRARELGFTDVISHWPRSSSPYEGREAVLEQVASDVLPELH is encoded by the coding sequence GTGCGAGTTGGCATCGTCATTCTTCCGGAAGATCGTTGGTGGGCCGCCGAGCCGAAGTGGCGCGCCGCCGAGGAGTACGGCTTCGACCACGCGTGGACCTACGACCACCTCGGCTGGCGCAACCTGGTCGACGGCCCGTGGTTCTCCGCCATCCCGACCCTGACCGCGGCGGCGATGGTGACGTCCCGCATCCGGCTGGGCACGTTCGTGGCGTCCCCGGTCGCCCGGCACCCCGTGCCCTTCATGCGCGAGCTGAACACCCTCGACGACGTCTCGGACGGCCGGCTCGTCCTCGGCGTCGGCGCGGGCGTCGACCACCACCACTACGACGGCGCGGTGCTCGACGCCCCGGAGCTGACGCCCAAGCAGCGCGTGGACCGCTTCACCGAGTTCGTCGAGGCGCTCGACGGGCTGCTCATGACCGACAAGTTCGATTTCGACGGCGAGTACTACCGGGCCCGCGAGGCCCGCAACCTGCCCGGCCCGGTCCAGCGGCCGCGGCTGCCGTTCGTCGTCGCGGCGAACGGCCCGCGCACGATGACCCTCGCCGCGCGCTTCGGCGCGGGCTGGGTCACGACCGGCAAGGGCGGCGCCACCGCCGACGAGTGGTGGGCCGGCATCAAGCAGCTCACCGAGGTCTTCGACCAGCGGCTGGACGCGGTGGGCCGCGAACGGGCGAGCATCCAGCGGCACCTCAGCCTCGACGCGTCACCGGTCTTTTCGCTGAGCAGCGTGGAGGCGTTCCGCGACGCGGTGGGCCGCGCGCGGGAGCTGGGCTTCACCGACGTCATCTCGCACTGGCCGCGGTCGTCGTCGCCCTACGAGGGCCGGGAGGCCGTCCTGGAGCAGGTCGCGAGCGATGTCCTTCCGGAGCTCCACTAG
- a CDS encoding DUF6541 family protein produces the protein MPAPEDFWSYFAAVATYVAVLAVPGGVVGWAAGLRGWALAGLAPLLSYAITGLAGPWLAIAHIPYGSLSVAVCTLLLAAVLYGLRRLFTGRGWSTPGAEEPAEPWTRRAHLAVGACVAIAVAVSVAVVVTGRGGTTAVFQRWDTVFHANGIRYIAETGDGSLTGMGTINWYPAGSFYPNAYHLVGALVYELSGTSVPVTLNAITMPIAGLFALAMAALVRQLGGRAVFAGSAALVAGGATTGAYESVSSGLLPFALGIVLTPLAVIALQRFVVRPGVDTGAVLALSATGLLAAHSSALFGAILFAFPLVVQRWYRALRGRRVDGVPEGRAAWRVAGGDVLWVLPVMVAAGLLAAPMILGAIGFTSGSYPYYAWGSHMPVWKALAMLATFKQVLPVPQIWLTVFLAIGVLTLGALRRMRWLVLSALGLSALFVVVACFGGEHWVISLSRPWWNDRFRLMALASIPMCLLAAHGMSEAQRWLAKLASGRAWVRARPWLTGRVGLATAVLLVVAMGVLTGGFYRAANAKTVSLLYYNGLPGEVVPPVSQDEIDAMDHLGTLGIPAEQKVLNDRLDGTAWMYALTGVHPVAGHYDAGVAPPDALYLARHFADYDSDPEVRAAVRRLDIHYVLVGSGTIRRDTPIARGLQHLDGHDFLEVVYRNPGAVIYRIVK, from the coding sequence CACATCCCGTACGGCTCGCTCAGCGTCGCCGTGTGCACGCTGCTGCTCGCCGCCGTGCTCTACGGCCTGCGCCGGCTCTTCACCGGGCGCGGCTGGTCGACGCCGGGTGCCGAGGAGCCGGCGGAGCCCTGGACGCGCCGGGCGCACCTGGCCGTCGGGGCCTGCGTGGCGATCGCCGTCGCCGTGTCGGTCGCCGTGGTGGTCACCGGCCGCGGCGGGACGACCGCGGTGTTCCAGCGCTGGGACACCGTGTTCCACGCGAACGGCATCCGCTACATCGCCGAGACCGGCGACGGCTCCCTGACCGGCATGGGCACGATCAACTGGTACCCGGCCGGCTCCTTCTACCCGAACGCCTACCACCTGGTCGGCGCCCTGGTCTACGAGCTGTCCGGGACGTCGGTCCCGGTCACGCTGAACGCGATCACGATGCCCATCGCCGGGCTGTTCGCGCTGGCCATGGCCGCGCTGGTGCGCCAGCTCGGCGGCCGCGCGGTGTTCGCCGGCAGCGCCGCGCTGGTCGCGGGCGGCGCGACGACCGGGGCGTACGAGTCGGTGTCGAGCGGGCTGCTGCCGTTCGCACTCGGCATCGTGCTGACGCCGCTGGCGGTGATCGCGCTGCAGCGGTTCGTCGTGCGGCCGGGGGTGGACACCGGCGCGGTGCTCGCGCTGAGCGCGACCGGCCTGCTCGCGGCGCACTCGAGCGCACTGTTCGGGGCGATCCTGTTCGCGTTCCCGCTGGTGGTGCAGCGCTGGTACCGGGCGCTGCGCGGCCGCCGGGTCGACGGCGTCCCCGAGGGCCGGGCCGCCTGGCGGGTCGCCGGCGGCGACGTCCTGTGGGTGCTGCCGGTGATGGTGGCGGCCGGGCTGCTGGCCGCGCCGATGATCCTCGGCGCGATCGGCTTCACGTCCGGCTCGTACCCGTACTACGCCTGGGGCTCGCACATGCCGGTGTGGAAGGCACTGGCGATGCTGGCGACGTTCAAGCAGGTGCTGCCGGTGCCGCAGATCTGGCTGACGGTGTTCCTCGCGATCGGCGTGCTGACGCTGGGGGCGCTGCGGCGGATGCGCTGGCTGGTGCTCTCGGCCCTCGGGCTGTCGGCGCTGTTCGTGGTCGTCGCGTGCTTCGGCGGCGAACACTGGGTGATCAGCCTGTCGCGGCCCTGGTGGAACGACCGGTTCCGGCTGATGGCGCTGGCGTCGATCCCGATGTGCCTGCTCGCCGCGCACGGCATGAGCGAGGCCCAGCGGTGGCTGGCGAAGCTCGCGAGCGGACGCGCGTGGGTGCGGGCGCGGCCGTGGCTGACCGGCCGGGTCGGGCTGGCGACGGCGGTGCTGCTCGTCGTCGCGATGGGGGTGCTGACCGGCGGCTTCTACCGCGCGGCCAACGCCAAGACGGTGTCGCTGCTCTACTACAACGGCCTGCCCGGCGAGGTGGTGCCGCCGGTCAGCCAGGACGAGATCGACGCGATGGACCACCTCGGCACGCTCGGCATCCCCGCCGAGCAGAAGGTGCTCAACGACCGGCTCGACGGCACGGCCTGGATGTACGCCCTGACCGGGGTGCACCCGGTCGCCGGCCACTACGACGCGGGCGTGGCGCCCCCGGACGCGCTCTATCTGGCCCGGCACTTCGCCGACTACGACAGCGATCCCGAGGTGCGCGCGGCCGTTCGGCGGCTCGACATCCACTACGTGCTGGTGGGCAGCGGCACCATCCGCCGGGACACGCCGATCGCGCGGGGCCTGCAGCACCTGGACGGGCACGACTTCCTCGAAGTCGTGTACCGGAACCCGGGCGCGGTGATCTACCGGATCGTGAAGTAG